In Niallia sp. FSL W8-0635, one genomic interval encodes:
- a CDS encoding GntR family transcriptional regulator, with protein MEELNKEAALHSIVKESIINMIKSGEYQPNTKLPTEAEFCKTFGVSRTTIRTALQQLTVEGYVYRVQGKGTFVAENKVKQSLTSTVEQFSEQIMMQGKDPSIKVLQLKVIEATDFLAKQFKQKIGDPVNCLERMRYVNNAPLQYEISYLPWYKVPGLDSAACERSLYKMLETKYNIKISKTVEHLELILADDTISRKLEIPSGSPCFSLETFAYADDETAIEYSRTIYRGDRAHFIIERNY; from the coding sequence GTGGAAGAACTAAACAAAGAAGCTGCACTACACTCAATTGTAAAAGAGTCTATTATCAACATGATCAAGAGTGGGGAATATCAGCCAAACACCAAATTGCCAACAGAAGCAGAATTTTGTAAAACGTTTGGGGTTAGTAGAACAACCATCCGCACAGCACTCCAACAGCTAACGGTGGAAGGATATGTATACCGAGTACAAGGGAAAGGTACCTTTGTTGCAGAAAATAAAGTAAAACAATCTTTAACTAGTACGGTCGAACAGTTCTCTGAACAAATTATGATGCAGGGGAAAGACCCATCTATTAAAGTACTGCAGCTTAAGGTAATTGAAGCTACAGACTTTCTCGCCAAACAATTCAAACAAAAAATTGGAGATCCTGTTAACTGCCTAGAACGTATGAGGTATGTAAATAATGCTCCTCTTCAATATGAAATCTCCTATCTTCCCTGGTACAAAGTGCCTGGATTAGATAGCGCAGCATGTGAAAGATCGTTATATAAGATGCTTGAAACGAAATACAATATTAAGATAAGCAAAACAGTAGAGCATCTAGAATTAATTTTGGCCGATGACACAATTTCCAGAAAGCTTGAAATACCTTCTGGATCCCCATGCTTTTCTCTTGAAACCTTTGCCTATGCCGATGATGAAACAGCTATTGAATATTCAAGGACCATTTACAGAGGGGACAGAGCACACTTTATTATTGAACGAAATTATTGA
- the thiW gene encoding energy coupling factor transporter S component ThiW, translating to MKRTKLLVLMAMFTAIGTYGSTLLWFPAGIAKAYPVQHALNVIAGVILGPIPAVIIAFTTSLLRNLLGTGSLLAFPGSMIGALLAGYLFHKTSKPILAALGEFIGTGIIASLVAVPYASVLLGTKTGALFYLPSFAVSSFAGSIIGLVLVSRLVKIKSFQMLNQN from the coding sequence ATGAAAAGAACAAAACTACTAGTGTTGATGGCTATGTTTACAGCGATTGGCACATATGGCTCAACGCTTCTTTGGTTTCCGGCAGGTATTGCCAAAGCATACCCAGTTCAACATGCGTTAAATGTAATAGCGGGCGTAATACTTGGTCCCATTCCGGCAGTAATAATTGCCTTTACTACTTCTTTGTTAAGGAATTTGTTAGGAACAGGTTCTTTACTAGCCTTTCCAGGGAGTATGATTGGTGCCCTTCTTGCAGGCTATTTATTCCATAAAACATCAAAGCCGATTTTAGCAGCTCTAGGAGAATTCATTGGAACTGGCATCATTGCTTCCTTAGTGGCTGTTCCTTATGCTTCCGTATTGTTAGGCACAAAAACAGGTGCATTATTTTACCTGCCATCCTTTGCTGTCAGCAGTTTTGCGGGATCTATTATTGGATTAGTGTTAGTTAGTCGTTTAGTGAAAATAAAGTCATTTCAAATGTTGAATCAAAATTAA
- a CDS encoding ABC transporter substrate-binding protein: MKKCRLFLLACLSIVLVLAGCSSNEGAKETKDGLRKLVISEPVHLIGYLPIYVAIEEGYFEEEGLEVEVITATGGAHVTSVVSGDAWGVLGGPDSVQMANLGSSDPIQSVVNVVNRANVYLMGSSDEPVDSTNEEELANYLKGKTIAAGRYGGSPNLLTRWLLMELGLDPEKDVKLEEPADASAVVSLVESGNADIANGGEPQITEGINKGVWEEPFYSFPSLGDYPYSVVSVKKSTIEKEPEVVESFVRAVLKGLKKVEDDPELSMQVLKAEFPSTSEESLQASLDRAYKDELWSKDGYISEESVAKPMDVVEKTGVYTEGYKYDELIDMQFVDKLSKE, translated from the coding sequence TTGAAAAAGTGCAGGCTTTTTCTACTTGCTTGTCTTAGTATCGTGTTGGTCCTTGCTGGCTGTAGTTCAAATGAAGGGGCAAAGGAAACGAAGGATGGTTTACGAAAGCTTGTGATCTCTGAGCCAGTTCACTTGATTGGATACCTGCCAATATATGTTGCGATTGAAGAAGGTTATTTTGAAGAAGAGGGACTGGAGGTAGAGGTTATAACGGCAACAGGAGGAGCCCATGTTACATCTGTTGTTAGTGGAGATGCTTGGGGAGTTTTGGGTGGACCTGATTCTGTTCAAATGGCTAACCTTGGAAGCTCCGACCCTATTCAGTCTGTCGTCAATGTTGTAAATCGAGCGAATGTCTATTTGATGGGAAGTTCAGATGAACCGGTTGATAGTACGAATGAAGAAGAGCTGGCAAATTATTTAAAAGGAAAAACGATTGCAGCTGGTCGATATGGCGGGAGTCCCAACCTTTTAACAAGATGGTTGTTAATGGAGTTAGGATTGGATCCTGAAAAAGATGTAAAACTAGAAGAACCAGCTGATGCAAGTGCCGTTGTATCCTTAGTGGAATCTGGAAATGCAGATATTGCAAATGGAGGAGAACCACAAATTACAGAGGGGATAAACAAAGGAGTCTGGGAAGAACCTTTTTATAGCTTTCCTAGTTTAGGAGATTATCCGTATTCCGTTGTCAGTGTCAAAAAATCTACAATAGAAAAAGAGCCAGAAGTAGTCGAAAGCTTTGTCAGAGCAGTATTAAAGGGATTAAAGAAAGTAGAGGATGATCCAGAGCTTTCCATGCAAGTGCTAAAAGCAGAATTCCCATCAACCTCAGAGGAAAGTCTACAAGCATCATTAGATCGAGCCTATAAAGATGAACTATGGAGTAAAGATGGCTATATTTCCGAAGAATCTGTTGCAAAACCAATGGACGTTGTAGAAAAAACAGGTGTCTATACAGAAGGATATAAATACGACGAATTAATCGACATGCAGTTTGTGGATAAATTGTCAAAGGAGTAA
- a CDS encoding ABC transporter permease, producing the protein MESKEKTELLYIEDEEAIAKKRKNFTRIGQWSIGIIFLLAWELLSKWKIIDSYYWSSPSTIWKTGYIAWTEGSLWNDLLYTSGATIFGFGLGTFFGALLGLSFWWSYYYSRISEPYLIAFNAVPKLALAPVLVILFGIGFGSKVVLAFMMTIITTALAAYSGVKAVDKDLEKLLYSLGAKRWHVFTKVVVPTTMPWIVSSLKINIALALAGTIVGEFISSRQGIGRMILYAGQIMNINLVWVGVAVLSILSIVMYFATVWIEKFLLKGRNVE; encoded by the coding sequence ATGGAATCAAAGGAAAAAACAGAATTGCTTTATATAGAGGATGAAGAAGCAATTGCGAAAAAAAGAAAGAATTTTACTCGGATAGGACAATGGAGCATTGGAATTATTTTTCTCCTAGCATGGGAATTGCTTTCCAAATGGAAAATCATTGATTCCTATTATTGGAGCAGCCCATCTACCATATGGAAAACAGGTTATATAGCCTGGACAGAAGGATCATTATGGAACGATTTATTATACACATCAGGAGCAACCATCTTTGGTTTTGGCTTAGGAACCTTTTTTGGAGCTTTATTAGGGCTTTCCTTCTGGTGGTCCTACTATTATTCTCGGATTTCAGAACCCTATTTAATTGCATTTAATGCCGTACCGAAGCTAGCCTTGGCACCTGTTCTAGTTATTTTATTTGGAATAGGCTTTGGCTCCAAAGTAGTGCTCGCTTTTATGATGACTATTATTACAACAGCTCTTGCAGCATATAGTGGTGTGAAAGCAGTTGATAAGGATTTAGAAAAATTATTGTACTCTCTCGGAGCAAAGAGATGGCATGTCTTCACAAAAGTAGTCGTACCAACTACGATGCCATGGATTGTAAGTAGTTTGAAAATAAACATTGCCTTAGCTTTGGCTGGTACCATCGTCGGTGAATTTATTAGCTCTAGACAAGGTATTGGCAGAATGATTCTATATGCCGGTCAAATTATGAATATTAATCTTGTTTGGGTTGGAGTAGCGGTATTGTCTATCCTTTCCATTGTTATGTACTTTGCTACAGTATGGATAGAAAAGTTTCTTTTAAAAGGGAGAAATGTCGAATAA
- a CDS encoding ABC transporter ATP-binding protein — translation MYKLEVKNSSKVFRKNGKEFFALKDANLQIPEGKFVSIIGPSGCGKSTLFNIIAGLIKPSTGNVLLDGKDIVGKSGHVGYMLQKDLLLPWRNILHNVILGLEVKGVPKKEAIKRALPLLERYGLEGFEKHFPEELSGGMRQRAALLRTLLYDQDVILLDEPFGALDAQTRLLMQEWLLQIWGDFKKTILFITHDIDEAIFLSDEIYILTPRPGTIKEKVSIDLPRPRNEQTLLDSEFIQLKEYVLQALKSPEDTE, via the coding sequence TTGTATAAATTAGAGGTTAAGAACAGTAGTAAGGTTTTTCGGAAAAATGGAAAGGAATTTTTCGCATTAAAGGATGCAAATTTGCAGATTCCAGAGGGGAAATTTGTCAGCATAATCGGTCCAAGTGGTTGTGGAAAATCAACCTTATTTAATATTATTGCTGGATTAATAAAGCCATCTACAGGTAATGTCCTGTTAGACGGGAAAGACATCGTTGGGAAAAGTGGGCATGTCGGCTATATGCTGCAAAAAGATTTGCTCCTGCCATGGAGAAATATTCTGCATAATGTGATATTAGGCTTAGAAGTAAAAGGTGTTCCGAAAAAAGAGGCAATCAAAAGGGCATTGCCTTTGTTGGAGAGATACGGATTAGAAGGATTTGAGAAACATTTCCCAGAGGAATTATCTGGAGGAATGAGACAGCGGGCAGCTTTGTTACGAACTTTGCTGTATGATCAAGACGTTATTTTATTGGATGAACCTTTTGGCGCATTAGATGCCCAAACAAGATTGCTTATGCAGGAATGGCTTTTACAAATATGGGGAGATTTTAAGAAAACGATTCTCTTTATCACCCATGACATTGATGAAGCCATTTTTTTATCCGATGAAATATATATTCTCACACCAAGGCCAGGAACGATTAAGGAAAAGGTTTCGATTGATTTACCAAGGCCGCGAAATGAACAAACACTACTAGATTCGGAGTTTATTCAATTAAAGGAATATGTTTTACAAGCGTTAAAATCGCCTGAAGACACAGAATAA
- a CDS encoding bile acid:sodium symporter family protein produces MLQKMNAFLGKWMPLLTPVSVVIGVLLAGVLHHVAFLVPWIFAVMTFVGSLTSNFKSVKYTITHPLSLLLTLAILHIITPLWAFMIGHLFFQGDAYTITGLTLAVVIPTGITSVIWVSLYKGNIALTLAIILLDTLLSPFLVPLSMSLFVGEAVQLEVWGMMKGLLGMIVLPSIAGMVFNQFSKEKAKVWNQTLSPFSKIGLALVVSINSSVVAPYLRNIDIKFLQVALTVFIIALSGYFFAWILGMLTKRSKEEIIAMIYSGGMRNISAGAVLAVSFFPPAVAVPVVIGMLFQQILAALYGYFIKIVYEKPFIGKVKEGKIS; encoded by the coding sequence ATGTTACAAAAAATGAATGCTTTTCTTGGAAAGTGGATGCCGCTGTTAACCCCTGTGAGTGTAGTCATAGGTGTATTACTAGCTGGTGTATTGCATCATGTTGCTTTCTTAGTACCCTGGATTTTTGCGGTTATGACTTTTGTAGGTAGCCTGACATCTAACTTTAAATCGGTGAAATATACAATTACTCACCCGCTATCTTTACTGTTAACACTGGCAATTCTTCATATCATCACTCCTTTATGGGCCTTTATGATTGGACATCTATTTTTCCAAGGGGATGCCTATACCATTACTGGTCTTACTTTGGCTGTTGTTATTCCTACTGGGATTACGAGTGTTATTTGGGTTAGCCTATATAAAGGAAATATTGCACTAACGCTAGCTATTATCCTGCTCGACACCTTGCTTTCTCCATTTCTTGTGCCTTTGAGTATGAGTCTATTCGTTGGAGAGGCTGTGCAGCTAGAGGTTTGGGGAATGATGAAGGGGCTACTTGGAATGATTGTATTGCCATCTATTGCTGGTATGGTTTTCAATCAGTTTTCCAAGGAAAAAGCAAAAGTATGGAATCAAACACTTTCCCCCTTTTCCAAAATCGGGCTCGCGCTTGTTGTTAGTATTAATAGTTCTGTCGTTGCCCCTTACTTGCGGAATATTGATATAAAGTTTCTTCAAGTGGCACTTACTGTTTTTATCATTGCACTTTCTGGTTACTTTTTCGCTTGGATATTAGGAATGCTAACAAAACGAAGCAAAGAGGAGATCATTGCCATGATTTATTCTGGGGGCATGAGAAACATTAGTGCGGGGGCCGTACTGGCTGTAAGCTTCTTTCCTCCTGCTGTGGCCGTTCCCGTTGTGATTGGCATGCTATTCCAACAAATCTTAGCAGCGTTATACGGATACTTTATCAAAATAGTGTATGAGAAACCTTTCATTGGAAAAGTAAAGGAAGGGAAAATTTCGTAA
- a CDS encoding DNA-3-methyladenine glycosylase has translation MDYINQSTEEIARQLLGKILIHQTPNHLYSGYIVETEAYVGVEDMACHSYAGRRTPRLESMYKIGGTIYIYTMHTHHMLNIVTKEVGDPQAVLIRAIEPLDGIEWMERNRKTTGVTICNGPGKLTKAMDITKILDGALINESSLFIADGKTPAQIVASPRIGIPNKEEWTSMPLRYYVKGHPFVSGMKKRERLLQGELWK, from the coding sequence ATTGATTACATAAACCAGTCAACTGAGGAAATAGCAAGACAACTTTTAGGGAAGATTCTAATTCATCAGACTCCAAATCATTTGTATAGTGGCTATATTGTAGAGACAGAGGCTTATGTTGGTGTGGAGGATATGGCCTGCCATAGCTATGCTGGAAGACGAACGCCTAGGTTAGAATCAATGTATAAAATAGGTGGGACAATCTATATTTACACGATGCATACCCACCATATGCTAAATATTGTAACGAAAGAAGTGGGAGATCCTCAGGCTGTTTTGATTCGAGCAATTGAACCGCTTGATGGAATAGAATGGATGGAACGGAATCGAAAGACTACTGGTGTAACAATCTGTAATGGGCCGGGGAAATTAACGAAAGCAATGGATATCACAAAGATTTTAGATGGAGCTTTAATAAATGAAAGTTCTTTATTTATTGCAGATGGAAAAACACCAGCACAAATAGTGGCATCGCCGAGAATCGGGATTCCAAATAAAGAGGAATGGACCTCTATGCCGCTCAGATATTATGTGAAAGGACATCCTTTTGTTTCTGGGATGAAAAAGAGAGAGAGGCTTTTACAAGGCGAATTATGGAAATAA
- a CDS encoding FAD-dependent oxidoreductase — MKVVVIGCTHAGTAAVKTLANLNKNIDITVYEKNNNVSFLSCGIALYVGGVAKDASQLFYSSPEELKSLGATMHMEHEVLDIDTVNKQVRVKDLNTGEEKIDQYDKLVMTTGSWPIIPPIDGINLENILLSKNYNQANEIIERSKNVKNVTVIGAGYIGVELVEAFALNGKNVTLIDSEDRILNKYLDKEFTDVVEAEFAEHNISLALQQTVTKFEGNEQGKVTKVYTTKGEYETDLVILCVGFRPNTNLLKGKVDLLPNGAIKINEYMQSSNPDIYAAGDSCAVNYNPTGEKVYIPLATNAVRMGTLVGHNIAGQLLKYMGTQGTSGLHIFGLNMASTGLTEVTAKLNKIPYEVVEVIDNDRPEFMPTFHEIRLKVLFHQETRQILGAQLISKADVTQMMNTLSVCIQTKMTIEELGFIDFFFQPHFNKPWNTLNQAGLAALAKQKEPIEQ, encoded by the coding sequence ATGAAAGTAGTTGTAATTGGATGTACACATGCTGGAACAGCAGCAGTAAAGACGTTAGCAAATTTAAATAAAAATATAGATATAACAGTTTATGAAAAAAATAATAATGTTTCCTTTTTATCTTGTGGTATTGCTTTATATGTTGGTGGCGTGGCGAAAGATGCTAGTCAATTATTCTATTCTTCACCAGAAGAGCTAAAATCCCTTGGAGCAACCATGCATATGGAGCATGAAGTATTGGATATTGATACAGTAAACAAACAAGTGCGTGTGAAAGACTTAAATACAGGAGAAGAAAAGATTGATCAGTATGATAAATTGGTGATGACAACAGGCTCTTGGCCAATTATTCCGCCAATCGATGGTATTAATTTAGAAAACATTTTGCTTTCTAAAAACTATAACCAAGCAAATGAAATTATTGAGCGATCTAAGAATGTAAAGAACGTTACAGTAATAGGTGCTGGATATATTGGTGTCGAGTTAGTGGAAGCATTTGCGTTAAATGGAAAAAACGTAACGTTAATTGATAGTGAAGATCGCATCTTAAATAAGTATTTAGATAAAGAATTTACAGATGTGGTAGAGGCTGAATTTGCAGAACACAATATTAGCTTAGCTTTACAACAAACGGTAACAAAATTTGAAGGAAATGAACAAGGAAAAGTAACAAAGGTTTACACAACAAAAGGGGAATATGAAACAGATTTAGTTATCTTATGTGTCGGCTTTAGACCAAATACGAACCTTTTAAAAGGAAAAGTAGACCTATTACCTAACGGTGCGATTAAGATTAATGAATATATGCAATCAAGCAACCCAGATATTTATGCAGCAGGTGACAGCTGTGCTGTTAATTACAACCCAACAGGAGAAAAAGTTTATATCCCTCTTGCGACCAATGCGGTTCGAATGGGAACATTAGTAGGCCATAATATAGCGGGGCAGCTATTAAAGTATATGGGGACACAAGGTACTTCAGGATTGCATATTTTTGGCTTAAATATGGCATCTACTGGGTTAACAGAAGTTACTGCAAAGCTTAATAAGATTCCTTATGAAGTGGTAGAAGTAATCGATAATGATCGTCCAGAATTTATGCCAACATTCCATGAAATTCGCTTAAAAGTCCTATTCCATCAAGAGACAAGACAAATTTTAGGTGCCCAGTTGATTTCAAAAGCGGATGTTACACAAATGATGAATACTTTATCTGTATGTATCCAAACAAAAATGACAATCGAAGAATTAGGTTTTATCGATTTCTTCTTTCAACCACATTTTAATAAACCATGGAATACGTTGAATCAGGCAGGATTAGCTGCTTTAGCGAAACAGAAAGAACCTATTGAGCAATAA
- a CDS encoding DUF6092 family protein: MESLKSEKVIELVRDYGGYVLTSAKGLYREPEHYGPLRMIGALERTLLLLKELGIEDEEMEDALSVVRKEGWRALSDPSGYEKALDQSIHQLVDITVNNKE, from the coding sequence ATGGAGTCACTCAAGAGTGAGAAAGTAATAGAGCTTGTTAGAGACTATGGAGGATATGTTCTCACAAGTGCAAAAGGACTGTATCGAGAGCCTGAACATTATGGACCACTAAGAATGATTGGTGCATTGGAAAGAACACTTCTATTATTAAAAGAACTTGGAATAGAGGATGAAGAAATGGAAGATGCCCTCTCTGTTGTACGTAAAGAAGGTTGGCGTGCTTTATCAGATCCTTCGGGATATGAAAAAGCACTAGATCAATCTATTCATCAATTGGTAGATATTACGGTGAATAATAAGGAGTAG
- a CDS encoding nitroreductase family protein: protein MLEAIRTRRSSRSFQESNGLPAEIMKAIEQSIINSPSGSNAQESHFIIVQDKEQIKRIKRFSPGLSGNPTAVIILCSNPTEALNKGGKDSEEVLRFVNLGIVAAYILLSTHTLGFGNCPVRSFHKDAIKKLLELPNGMEPELLISLGYSKESPRKKNSRLKEEVISFDKYGVTQE, encoded by the coding sequence GTGCTGGAAGCAATTAGAACAAGAAGAAGTTCTCGGTCCTTTCAAGAAAGTAACGGATTGCCTGCAGAAATAATGAAGGCAATTGAACAAAGTATCATAAATAGTCCATCAGGAAGCAATGCCCAAGAATCTCATTTCATTATTGTTCAGGACAAGGAGCAGATTAAGCGAATAAAAAGATTTTCTCCTGGCCTATCAGGAAATCCAACCGCGGTTATTATTTTGTGTTCCAATCCAACAGAAGCTCTAAATAAAGGGGGCAAAGATTCAGAGGAAGTTCTGCGCTTTGTCAATCTGGGAATAGTTGCTGCATATATTCTTTTATCCACCCATACATTAGGCTTCGGTAATTGTCCGGTAAGATCCTTTCACAAAGATGCAATTAAGAAATTATTGGAACTTCCAAATGGAATGGAACCAGAGCTTCTAATTAGTTTAGGTTATTCCAAAGAATCCCCTAGAAAAAAGAACAGCAGATTAAAAGAGGAGGTAATTTCCTTTGACAAGTATGGAGTCACTCAAGAGTGA
- a CDS encoding NADPH-dependent oxidoreductase: protein MTEYRKRNTRIELEGLSKEKHLLNETIEVLTAHESVRAFQSKDIPTNILQTITVAARSAPTSSNLQAYSIIAIKDVQRKARLASLSGNQSFIKEAPVFLVFCADIYRLKHITESQGYRFLSNTLEMFLLSSMDATLALQNSLVAAESVGLGCVPVGSIRNNPDAVAEELGLPAGVFAISGLSIGYEKEGTRRGVKPRLPEKVTVHNEKYKTDYLDQLLEEYDKTMISRKTYDGRRVSLAGEPEKHGVDYGWREHTARRCTRPETIAASASLRENLKNILENRGFSF, encoded by the coding sequence GTGACGGAATATCGAAAAAGGAATACGCGAATAGAGTTAGAAGGATTATCAAAAGAAAAACATTTACTTAATGAAACGATTGAAGTTCTTACAGCACATGAATCAGTAAGAGCATTTCAATCCAAAGATATTCCAACTAATATCCTCCAAACGATTACAGTTGCAGCTAGGAGTGCTCCTACCTCTTCCAACTTGCAAGCATATAGCATTATAGCGATTAAAGATGTACAAAGAAAAGCGCGGTTAGCTTCTTTATCTGGAAACCAATCCTTTATTAAGGAGGCACCTGTATTCCTTGTCTTCTGTGCGGATATATATCGGTTAAAACATATTACCGAATCACAGGGCTATCGTTTTTTATCTAATACGCTAGAAATGTTTCTCCTTTCCTCCATGGATGCAACGCTTGCTTTGCAAAATTCACTCGTTGCTGCGGAGTCAGTAGGTTTAGGCTGTGTACCAGTCGGTTCTATTCGCAACAATCCCGATGCGGTTGCGGAGGAGCTTGGACTTCCTGCAGGTGTTTTTGCTATTTCAGGATTATCGATAGGATATGAAAAAGAAGGGACGAGACGAGGCGTAAAGCCAAGACTACCAGAAAAAGTTACCGTTCACAATGAAAAATATAAAACTGATTATCTTGACCAACTGCTAGAAGAATATGACAAGACAATGATTTCCCGTAAAACCTATGATGGACGCAGAGTATCCTTAGCAGGCGAACCTGAGAAGCATGGTGTTGACTATGGATGGAGAGAGCATACGGCAAGAAGATGCACAAGACCAGAAACGATAGCTGCTTCTGCTAGTTTAAGAGAAAATTTGAAGAATATATTAGAGAATAGAGGCTTTTCTTTTTAA
- a CDS encoding aminopeptidase, with protein MNEKMMGIGKNILANCLAIKEGELFLIVADEAKRDIAESLYEAGKALRAEAMLMVMQKREKSGQEPPATVAAAMKAADVVVCVTEHSLTHTQARKRAVEAGARLATMPGITKDMFLEGAISADYEQVRLLTEQVTDLLTKGRHVRIEKDGYSLEFDITERQGIASTGMYLNPGESGNLPSGEAFIAPVEGSAFGTIIVDGSVAGIGKLSSPLTLTIEEGRLVKADGKDADSLLHILGKEDGRLLGEFGIGTNDKARITGVVLEDEKVYGTIHVAFGSNATFGGTISAGVHIDSVVMKPTVYLDEALIMENGILINK; from the coding sequence ATGAATGAAAAAATGATGGGAATAGGCAAAAACATTCTAGCAAATTGTTTAGCTATAAAAGAAGGAGAGTTATTTCTTATTGTAGCAGATGAAGCGAAGAGGGATATAGCGGAATCATTATATGAGGCTGGCAAAGCGTTACGTGCCGAAGCAATGCTAATGGTTATGCAAAAAAGAGAGAAGTCGGGACAAGAGCCGCCAGCTACCGTTGCAGCAGCAATGAAAGCCGCAGATGTGGTTGTATGTGTGACTGAACACTCGTTAACACATACACAAGCGAGAAAAAGGGCGGTAGAAGCAGGAGCAAGGCTGGCGACCATGCCAGGAATAACGAAGGATATGTTCCTAGAGGGAGCCATTTCCGCAGATTATGAACAAGTGAGACTACTTACAGAACAAGTAACAGACTTACTTACAAAAGGAAGACATGTAAGAATCGAAAAAGATGGCTATAGCTTAGAGTTTGATATAACAGAGAGACAAGGAATCGCAAGTACGGGAATGTATCTAAATCCAGGGGAATCAGGCAATCTCCCATCAGGGGAGGCGTTTATTGCACCAGTAGAAGGTTCTGCATTTGGCACTATTATAGTTGATGGATCAGTGGCTGGAATAGGAAAGCTAAGCAGCCCGCTTACTCTTACTATAGAGGAAGGTCGTTTAGTGAAGGCAGATGGAAAAGATGCTGACTCCTTATTACATATATTAGGTAAGGAGGACGGCAGATTACTCGGGGAATTTGGAATAGGTACAAACGATAAGGCGAGGATTACAGGTGTAGTATTAGAGGATGAAAAAGTATATGGAACGATACATGTAGCTTTTGGAAGCAATGCCACATTTGGAGGCACTATTTCAGCTGGTGTTCACATAGATAGTGTTGTCATGAAACCGACTGTCTATTTGGATGAAGCATTAATTATGGAGAATGGCATTCTAATTAATAAATAG
- a CDS encoding AroM family protein: protein MKKLGMITIGQAPRSDVAPILEKYVDKAEIVQVGVLDGMSKEYIETNLFPEEGDYVLTSRLVTSESVIMSREKIKPILQEKIYYLEEVGITQILLLCTGVFPGLKTKKSYLIEPDHIIPPTINALVGNRKLGVIVPLENQIKTSFPKYAPFGLNPVFKVASPYKMDVENFKNAALELKKEVDIILLDCMGYTEYAREMVAEIADKPVILSNALMAKLVSEMI from the coding sequence ATGAAGAAACTTGGAATGATTACAATAGGTCAAGCTCCAAGATCAGATGTTGCGCCTATTTTAGAGAAGTATGTAGACAAAGCAGAAATTGTCCAGGTTGGCGTATTAGATGGAATGTCTAAAGAATATATTGAAACAAATTTATTTCCTGAAGAAGGTGATTATGTATTAACATCCCGGTTAGTAACAAGTGAATCGGTGATTATGTCTAGAGAAAAAATAAAGCCAATTTTACAGGAGAAAATTTACTATTTAGAAGAAGTGGGAATAACTCAAATATTGTTGTTATGCACAGGTGTCTTTCCAGGATTAAAGACAAAGAAATCCTATTTAATTGAACCAGATCATATTATTCCCCCAACAATCAATGCGTTAGTAGGCAATAGAAAGCTTGGAGTAATTGTGCCGCTTGAGAACCAAATAAAAACATCTTTTCCTAAATATGCACCATTTGGTTTGAACCCGGTTTTTAAAGTTGCGTCACCATACAAGATGGATGTGGAAAACTTTAAAAATGCAGCCTTAGAGCTGAAGAAGGAAGTAGATATAATTTTGTTAGATTGTATGGGATATACAGAGTATGCCAGAGAGATGGTCGCTGAAATAGCCGATAAACCAGTAATTCTTTCGAATGCACTAATGGCGAAACTAGTGTCAGAAATGATATAA